CCCCGATTGTAGTGTTACTATCATGCTGACATGAAGGCTGAACTCTACATGGGATTTTTTGCGCGACTGGGTCCTTTCTGCGTCTCAGAACGTAGGAATTCGAGACCACGTTTCCAACGCAGCTACATGACGATGTGGGAGAACTCCAATCAGGTAGAACTACTCTGTATGCTCTGCTCAACAAGGGAGTCCGAACTAGGAGATCTCCTTTTGCCCATCTCCTGTCCAGGTTAatccaacccccccccccccccccccccccaaaaaaaagaaaaacctATCGGATTAGTTTCGCCAGGTGCCACGTGGAGAGTTAGGACCACATCCTGGCGGAAAACGCCAGGGTAGCAATGAAAGTGGTTCCTTAGCCTAGAATTTGGTATATTGGGTCTCACAATGTTTCAAAGCTTGCGGCCACGACACTCCCTATCTTCTTCCGTACATTCGGTGTGCCAAGTGTACCAATAAGGGCTCGGTTTACGGCAGTCTCCAACGCACCATCACTCATTTTGGCTACAGTCAACTGGGTTGTCGATTTAGATCTAATGACATCCATGTCACGCCGATCTTGTTTCTTAAAGTTCAGTTCTCAGGTTCTTGATGCTTGATTTCTCGATCATCTACCTGGGTGGtgacctatgttgtagtcaaCTAATACTGAAATTCAACCTATGCTTATTTCAGAATAGTCGGTCACTTAAGTGTCCTTTTTAATGTCTtttaatgtttttttttttttttaaaaaaaccGTCTTTTTTTAAGGATAAAGgcggtaaaaaaaaagtacaCTTCACATGAGAGACTTTTCTATATATAACATTTCATTTCAGGTCCGTTATCTatacttttttttaaaaaaaatctaaTTCTCGAGGATCTAACTCTCTCTATTTTTAATTTACAGAACTGACTAGTTAAACTAGAGTGATTATCTCGCAAAAGAAGTGTAAAAGAAGGATACGACTTGGATTCCAAGAGCCAATTATCCGCGGTTGTACCAAtttgataaaaaaaaaaaaaaagtacggagtagataatTAAACAAAACCGGCGGTGAGCCAGGCGGTCAAGATTAACTATGGAGTTGTGGTGCACTGGCCCGTTGGAGACCGCTGGGCCCTTCTTTTTTAGGGTAAGCTTGAAGAGTGCAACCCGCTTCTTCTGGTTAGCCGGTAAGCCGGTTAGCCTGGCGGGGACGAAGTAGAGAGAAGGCCTTGGGAAAGAATGGTGGGGAAAATGTCCGGACTGGCCTAATCCTACAACCTACATGCTACTGGCAATCTCCATACCCTCGCACAGCGTAGCGCCATGTGCGCAAGATGGAGGAGAGGGACTTTTGAACTGCAAAAATCACCCATGAAGTTGCTGAACACTTTTCTGACTTCTCTGAGTGCAATGATCAACCGCGCGCTGGAAATTTGGTCGGTTGATCCAAGTGCAGATAAGAACGGGATCGCTCGCACTACTTTCTTCAAGGGAAAGCTGTTGGCGATGATGGGAAAGGTGCAAAAGGGTTCGATTGCCTGGAGAGATGTTTGTCACTTGAGGAGATCACCAAGGATAATCGAGATTTGAAGAGCCTAACCATGGAGGACTTTGACGAGATGGTTGTTTTTTGGGCTCGTTGATGGgccgcttcttcttcttcttcttcttcttcttcttcttcttcttcttcttcttcttctcaattTTCATAGTAATAAGTAGATCACTAACGTTCCATGAATGCCAAATAGAGTCAAAAGCTATTCCGTAAAACTTTTTGAGATGTCACATCGAGGCCGGACCTCCCTTAATCAAAGTCCTCTCAACTCGGTATACCTTCAGCCCAGTCACCCTCAACCTCTCATCGCTGCCAGTCATCACCGAGATTCAATCTTTCCGGCCTTCTCAGCCAGGACATCCTTGTGCATCGGCTGATACTCAACCGCCACATCTGGATGCGAAACCCCAACAACTCTCATCCTAGGACTTCTAGCCTCTACACTAGTTTTGCTATCTCCGAAGACCAAGCATTTGCTGGGCAGCATGTTCTTTTCTTCAGAGCTTATCCCAGAGCTCAACGACTGCAGCGCGAGTAGATAAATGTCAGGTGCTGGCTTTCCTCGGCCCTCTCGCACCCGTAGATCATCACCCAGAACCTTTCTATCCGATCGGAAGAAGTTCAGCAGTCGTTTCGATGtctgtgagggatggatgatgacatacgtattattaagcagcgtacttatcctacgcaacaactctatagtaataagatcatctttaccacaaccagcttaattccataacacatTGGTAGCATGTCCTGATTAAGCCAGAGGTCCTCTGGTTAGGCATACCATACGGTCACCGAATTTTCCGGTCGCTAAGCCCCTGGGTTACCAGCGGTGGAAGGGTTCAGATCACCTACAAGATCACCTACGCTTCGCATACAACTTACGCCTCCCTCAGCTCACTACCCCACTAGCCCCAATGCAGGGCACACAGCAGGACGTCCCGCAGGGACCTTCGTCCAACATCACCCTGTCGAGGGCTGAACTGCATGAAATCCTTGATGACGCGCTTACTCGAGCTCGTACACGCGAGGTCGACAACGTTCGAGCAATAGTTGACGAAGTCATCAGGGCGCGTCGTGACGATATCCGCGGGCCACCGGGTCGAGACGGACAGGATGCACCACATAGCACCGCGCACTGGAAGACGGACGAAGGTTACTTCACACCTGACCCTACGTCAGACGTACATGTACGCACTCTTCGGGGAACCACGTACTACACGAATGTTTATGCCTTCATCAACCAGCTAaaggcattgatcccgttgaAATCTGAGGAAGTGGTCCGAGCGAACCTACCATCGTGCCTGCGGGAGGCAGCAGCTCGATGGTACAGCGCGGAGCTGTCAGACGAAGAGAGGCAGGATTTAAGTGTCCGCTCTCTGCAGTTGGGCTGGTTCGCTACCCTTGAAAGACGGTTCAAGCCGCGCGCCACAGAGGCGATCGTCAAAGTGATGGCACCGTCATCAGTCTACTCCTGGCGGGACGTACGCGCAGGGCGCAGTGTTACAGAATGGGCCCAAAACATGTTGCGAGACACCCAAGCAGCCGAGATAACAGGTACTACAACAGTGCTCCGCCTAGTGTGGACACGTCTTGAACCAGCACTTCAGCGTGACATACGGGAACCCAGCCCAGCTACCACGATCTCGCAGTTCATGGCAGACTTAGATTTGCGTTATGGACAGTGGTATGAGATGTCGCAACGCGCCCGACCGATGCAGCGTCAGACGCAGCCCCAATCAGTTCGTTACCAAGGTCAGCAACGCCAGCCCCAGTATAATCCTCGTAACGCAGGTTACGCCTACGGTCGTGGAGAACAAGCATACCAGCTACCCTTCCGGCCACGGGACACACAAACTGACAATCGCCAGCTTATGTGGAATTCGATTCCCAACGTACAACGTCAATCACAGCAGCGGTTCCCTAGGAACGCTTACCAGCCACCGTCAAATGTTCCTCAAACCCAGGCTCAGCGTACGTCTTACGTACCGCCTCAGCGGCAACAACCACAAGGAGCCTACCAGCCGCGTCAGCAGCAGCCTCAGGGCCAGACCAACCAAGCCGGCCAGCTCTTGCTCTCTGACAAGCCGTGGAATCAAGCCGGTTACTCCAACACAGGCTACGTAGCGCGGCAGCCACGCGCTCGGCCAGCCGCAGCATACCAAGCGGAGCCACAGGAAGTTGCTCCTCCCGACGAGAGCTTGCCAGCGTTTTACGACGGCCAGCACTTCTATGACCCCCACACTGACGCGTATTACGTAGATGAGGAACACAACAGCTATGCGGAGTACCCTGAGGAGGATCCTCAAGCGTACTGGCAGGCCCCTCCTTTTCAGGACAACGAGGACAACGAGGACGACCATGACCAACCATGTTACTCCGTGACAGAGGATCTCACACCTACCACTACCTACCCAAAGCCCGACTGTACAAACGGGCCGGTTAACCTAGTCCATGTGGCCACTATCAGCCGCGGCCAAAATAAGGTGGCGTGCCGATTTATCATGAACAACAATCCGACGGCGTACGCCTTAATCTACCAGACTAAGGCAAAGAAAGACCTAGCATACGCCCGTCTGCAGGACCTCGACGGCTTCCGCGAACGTATCTGTGACACAGCTAACGACTTCCCCTCTACTGCCTTCCCCGATAACAGACCATACGACCAGACCTGGCAAACTGTTCCGGAGCCAAGCTTCGACGGTCAGGCTTTCACCTACGGAAGACCATTCCCAAACCAAGACCCCCCAGCACAGCACGCAGCCAAGCTCAAGCTTATCCCATGGGAAGACATGTACGAGATCCTCGACTCATTCGGCAACCCTACTGCTCGTCAACGACGACGCGCCCGCCGCgaaaaggagagagaggagaatATTACGTCTGATGCACACATCCCTTCTTGGGGACGGGTTGCTATCGCAAAACCCCGCTCTGGACCACTACAAAATACGGACCTCCGTTTTCGAATTAGCCAAATCGATGGCGCCCCCGACCTCGTCGGCCCAGTCATATCTCTGCTGTTAGCTGTCGAGGCACTATGGCAATACGTTGGTACTAGTACAAATCTTACGCGGATTACTTCCCTTGACCACGCTGGACTGATCGATTTCCGCGCCCGCTTCGTTGAAGGGGACCCGCGCGTGGTACGCGCGATGCGGGAAGGGCTCGGAACTTCCCTTAACGCCGTTCGTGATGCCATTGCTTTTGCTGAGGGCCTCATGCTTGTCGACCGATGCTTTGAAACTATGAAGGATGAGACAATTAAGGCGGAAGTGGGGGCAATTGCTACCTTGGTCCGGCCGCCACCACAGACGCCCCTTTCCCCGCACGACCAGCTTGCAATGGACTTTTAGACACACATCCGATGCTACCGAGGGCGGCAGCACGCTTTCAACGGGGGCagttgtgagggatggatgatgacatacgtattattaagcagcgtacttatccatacgcaacaactctacagtaataagatcatctttaccacaaccagcttaattccataacaaTGTCGGCCCGAAGTTTTCAAATTGTAACCACAAGCCTTGGTACTGGAAGCCAAAGCTACCTCAATCGTGTCCTCAGAAGAAGCACTCCGTGTATGGCTTGGGCTTGACAAAACCTTCTCCTCACTAGGAAGCGGCCTCCAGTCTGGAAAAATGCAGTTGTATGCCTGCACTAGACTCGCGGGCCAACTGCTCGCGGGAGATCGGAAACTTGACCAGTCGTGGAATAAGTCTCCATACATCGAGTTCGTGACACCCCTGAGCTGGGCTTGAAGCGACCGAGTTAAAGGGGGCCTCCCCTGCTTTTCCAGTAATTGGCTTGTCGAGAGACCAACTGTGTCCTCGAAGTTGAGAAAAGCCCGTCCATGTCAAAAATGCAGGCGCACACATGCGGGGAAGCTGGTGGTCTTTGTTAGCTTCGGGTTGTAGTCGTATTCGTCTGTTGATGCTCGATAATGCCTGCAATGGATGTTGTACATAGATTCCTACATGGGAGGTGACTCACTCTGTCTTTAAACGAGCCCCAAGGACAAAACGAAGGCAAAAAGTTGATCCTGTTTAAATGGCACTAACGGTGATATGAGGGATACTAGCTGGGGTAGGATTTGAGGCCGCGGCCATGGGGGGGTGAGAATAGCCCATACATGTGATGCTCTCATCCAAATGGTACTCATTCTCCGGGCTCATGTCAGGGTTATAATGGAACACGGAGATGAAACATAATGTTCTAGAATCAGCAGAAACTTATAACCCCCCCGTCGCTCGATATGGTCCCATTCCAGTGCCCTTCCTCCATTCCTTGCAGTACAAGACCTTCCATGGTCTATTTCTCTGTTTCATCAAGCGGCGTGATTTTCGATTCCCAGGCATCCCCTGACTCCCCAACCGGTCCAAAGAAACGACAATCAACCCTTTTGCCACTGAGCCGCGTCATCCCAGAAAGTTGCCCGTTGTCAGCTAGAGCGTATGAGAACGTCCTCTCGCTTTCTTGAAACTTCAAGAAAGGTCTGCAGGGGTTGCTATCACCTAGCTAGCATTGAGGCTGTTCGAGTAGTAACTGATCTGACTACAGGGagcaaagaaagagaagatcgGTTGTTGTTCTATTGTCAAACAGGAAGCTGCCTCTAAAATTAGGAGAGGTTTAGCAAATAAGGCATTAAGCCCAGTGGCTATCTCAACAGTTACCACCCTGGTGGTGCAGATATATCTCACATGTGTGAGCTCCCGATCGATgattccaaaaatccaaacaTTAGCCGCCAGCTCTGTTAATCTTCTTTTGACTGCGTCAGAAGTATCAGATGCAATGGCTGGAAGGGAATCCAGATTGGACTTGGATCTAATTCATTGCGTACGTGCGGATTTGCTTGGACATCTCGTGTTAAGATCGAATCACTTTCTCAGGAATGCCATGAACGATGTGAGTGACAGAAGTATGTCTCTGACACCACACATTTCCTGGGAATCCAATCACTTGGAACTCCTCGCTAGATTGCAAGTAGCTACGATGAATCTGGATTTGATTGACAGCGGCAAGTACATTGTTTATTTTATTCTCGATCTCTAGGCTCAATATTGCTTAATCTGCACCGACACATGGCTTGAGACGCTAATCGTCTCTCGATGATCAGAGATGAGAAAATCGAATGCGCGATTCCATGTAATGACTCTACCAGTCGACATTGCCTCCACCGCGAGAAGAACCATCAGAACCTGTGTCCCAACACCCACCTGCACGGGAGTCTACTATAGGTATTGGGAGACTACACCCCCAACCCAACATCAAACGTACGTCACTTACCACTACTTCGAAGATCCGGTGAGTTTCGGCACTCCGAACAACCAATGCTGCTCGGGCTACTGGGATGCTAACCAACGTTGATCGACGGATGATTATTGGCCGCCCTGTAGCGAGGATAATGAGCCTTGCGTTGCTGATGGACACTGCTGTTATAGGAATACCTGCATCAGTAGGCTGTGTAGCCGGAGGTGATCATGACACAGGATCGTGATCTATCAGAATGCCTCCAGCCAATGTACAACATCTTCGGGATCAATCAATGACCGTGTACTGAATTAAGGCCAGACAGTTATTTTTCGGGATGCAGGACCCAGACGAGGGCTTGAATGCCTAACCTATGACTCACCAAGTAATAAAGTCATGGATTTGTCTAGACAATTAGAATGACACAAGTACTCACATCGCCAACATTTTGCTCGGCCCGCTCAGTAAATGCTTCCCTGGCAGTTCGCCACAGCTCCGGCCCAACACTGATCCTTGCAACGTCCAATGCCCGAATCTCCATCACCCCTATGAATCCCTTTCTCAAATCCGTCTTACCATTAACCATACCCTCTAGGGCATCAACCAACTTCTTACCCTCCGCCCTCAAAACACCCCACCCCTACTCGGCCCACCCCAAACAAAAACTGCCGTCGCACCTGCCTCCAGTAACGCTTTTTCTCTCTCCGTCAATAACACGTCGGTCCTATCACCACGAGATCCGGAACCCCGGCTTCCCTCGCCTAAACAGCAACCCACGCCACGGCCTCATCCACTGACCGCAGCACGCCAGTCTCGTCCAAATCTTCGAGATGACAGCTCACGGCGCCTAGCGCGATAACTTGTTTAATAGTATCTGCCAACTCGGAGGGGTATCATTGTGGCCATCTTGCACATCGACGGTCAGTGGATGGGAAGAGGTGGATAGCGCGGAGGGCGGCGATTGCGGCTCTCGCGGTCAGGTTTTGGGCTTTAATCAAGGTGTGAGCATCGACCTGGATCGTTGCGGCAATCGCGTCGGATCCCGTTGCGATCACGGGTGCTGTTTTTGTTAGCGAGGCGATTATGGTGGCTGTTGTGGCATCATCGACGTTCGTTAGAATTAGGGGGTGGCCGGGTTGGTGGAGGGAACGGAAGTGGCACTGTCGCTTTGGGGATGGCACTGTTGGGTGATTATGTATATAGCTATATAGCCTACAGATTGGATCTTCATGGAATCATGTGTGTCATGTGTGGGATTTTGTAGATTCATTCTAAATACTCCATCATACAGTCGACATTGGAAATGGTTCCAAGTCCCCTGTTAGAACCCCAATGACGAAAGAGGATTTTCGGAGCCGACAGTTCTGCAGGCCCAGATCTGCGTAGATCGCAAGACATTGGGAGTTTATAATCTGGTGATTATTTTTCCCCTTGTCTCAGACTAGACAGGTGTAGAATAAGCCGAATGGCGCAAGGGATCCACGGTATTCCCCTCTGCTTATGAAGAAATATTGTCCAGGTTCAGTAGACTAGGGTCATTCCTCTTACCCTTCCCCTCTGCTTACGGGGAACTCGGGAACTTCATCTCATTCAGGTTTGCCACAACTAATTTATGTCGGGATCGACTGGAAGTGACCAGTTCAGCACCCAATATGAgaggaggagaagggggGGCCAAAACTGCAAAGGCACAGAAAGAGTTACAAatgaaacccccccccccccccccccccccctctctctctcccccaaAACACAAGGGCATAATAAAAGATCCAAAGTACACACCCCGGAGCCTGATGGCTTGGTCTCCATTGCTCCATTAGGATGCATGAATGGACCTTCCATGCAGTTGTGAAACTGCAAAATCCAAGAGGAAGTGCGCCAGATGAACTTTACCCTGTGATACCCTGGAGATGTAGACGGAACCTATTGAGATAACATCATACTTGGGATCTCTCTTCCCATGAAAAACCTGCAATGACCTTGGAAAGGTTAAAAATGCTCTGTAATCAAAATAGGAGCCCGACAACATGCGGTACAAGATACAACATACGAGGAATTGGCCCCGTTTCTTGCTAGCCTATCGAAAGGAGTAAGACCGTAGCAAGTCCACTAGCCCGAAGGAGGGCGAAACCTTGAACGGTCACACACCTGAAGGACCTTTTTGTTGGATATCCGTGCCTGGATGCATGTCAAAGGGTACAGCTGTAGCATTCCTTAGGTCTCTCAAGGGTAAAATAGGCCACGGGTGAGTACCCGGGTGAAATTGGAGAAGGAACATGAATTGGAATGTATTCCCTCTTTCGTTTCAGATGCTTGATTTAGAAACATTTtcttttaaattttttttttttaaaaaaaacacatcATTCATGAGTAGTAATCCTTTCATCAAACAGTTCCGAACCCTCTACTCTATATATCGAAAACGAAACCCGGCCACACCTCGGTAAACAAGACTGGACTCGGGAAGCCCCGTTGTGGATGGAGTCACCTTTGTCTCCTCACGGTAATTGTATTGTATTTGAATCCGAGCCTAGATTCTGAGCGGTTGTCGGCTGCGCTTAGTATGGGTTTTGTATAGTGTGAGTACATTGGGGGTTGTACAACGTTACAATTATTCTGGTCAGAAGTTGAAaaatgaccaaaaaaaaaaagaaaaaggaagtCAGTTAACAAATAGGACTTGCGGTTAGAACCAAAGCCCTGAAATGACTTTCGGGGATGTGAAGGAATTAAAGCCTCCACGAAAGGAGATAGAGGTGTTTCGAAGAAAATACATAATCGATCCATGGAATATCTATTCAACCTCTCGAAACGATCTTATAACGTTGAAAATACTGATAGGAGGCAATACAATGAAGTGACTATTttacccaaaaaaaaattaatgaaatccctcctccccccccccccccccccccaaaaaaaacccccatcGGGAATCCCCTGTAATTTTACAAGGAAATCGCCGTCAGCTCTCCCCACTCTCCGACTCTCCGACGCTTCGCCTTGCTCTCTCTGCCTCTCTGCCCTTCTGCCCTTCTGCCTTTctcctctttcttctcaCCCTGTACCAGTTGCATTTGACATTCTGCATTGCTTTCTCTAtcatccttttttttttaacgaTCTTATGGCTCATGGTTTTATTTCTCTCGTGCAGTTGGCCGCTTGACCTGCAGCTCTGACGCTGCCATCCGACCCTGCTCACCTCGAATCCCTCTTGCTTCCTACCGACCTTGACCTTTCCTCAACTCCTATAATGTCGACCGACCTCAATATTCCCCCAACCGGGCTGTCTCTCCACCTCGGAGATCAGTCCGGTGATCTTTCGTTCAAGCCAAATCAGATCATGAGGTTGAATCTAGTGCAAAGCACCCTCGATGATCTGATTCAGAGCCTACGAAAGGATCAACCGGCTCGAGTCCGGCTGGGAAAACACCCTTCGCTTCACTACGGGGGCAAATCTCAAACGTTCCATGCGTATCCCGAAACACACCGATCTGAGATCTACCATAGCTCGTCCGATAAAGAGACACTGTATTTCACCGGGGTTTTGAGTCATAGTCTAGAAGTTGAAAAGGCTCAAAATGCTACTGCGGCCACCGATCAGGCGCTGGCAGATTTAGAAGAAAAACTCAATGCTCATGAGAGGGGGAAGGAGTCGAAGAAGACTCACATAATCTCACACCCGGATGAGCTAAAGGCTCTACGAGGCAGCAAGTCAGGCTACAAACGTCCAACCACTAAAGTTGAACTGGAGAAAGATCGCTTTCTCAAGACTGCTGCCAATCGCTCCCTCACTGCAAGTCCGGTCTTGGGtgctcccaagtctcccTCTTTCGCAATGACGCCAACATCCGCCCCAACGATGGAGAACAAGGACCGTGTGAGGCTTGAAGCCCTCAAGGTTCCTTTCATTCACCTTCTCGCCGTTCGTGCCGTATCAGCCAAGTTTCTGGCCCGCCAAACCCGCACCACCGTCGAAGATTGCACCGCCCTCGGCGAGAAATTCGGCGTCGTGAACCGAATCAACCCCGAGAAATACAACCTCAAGGACAAGGTCTACAAAGATCTTGATGTGTTTGGGTTCAATTACACCGAGGAGGACCGAAAAGAAGCCATTGAGAATTCAATTTCTGCCTTCGATCGTATGCGCATCTCTCGATCCGACAAACTTTGGCAAACTCTTCTTCCAAAAGCGGAACGAGGCAAGGGAAAGTGCCTTTCACGTTTGAACCTTCGTACCGGCCCACCCCAGAAATCTGCCGCCCCACTCGCCAAAGCCAACGGGGAGGACTCGGGCAAGGACATTGAGACCGACCGCGCCAAGGGGCCCGCGTCTGCTACCAAGACCATTTCGACCGCGCAAAAGGCTCGTGACAAGGACCCGATCAAGCGACCCGCCAAACCCAAGAACACCAACAGTACCCTTACCGGACGGGTGACGAAGAAGACTGGTGGGAAGGCCCCAGTCAAAGTGGACGGCAAGATCAAGTCCGCGGAATTCGTCCACAGTTcggatgaagacgatgatACCAATCTGCTCGAGACCGGCCCTGCCGCTCCCGCGCCCAAGCAGCAACCGAAGGATCACAAGCGGACTCCATCCAATTCAAAGCCTCCAGCACCGAAGATCAAGGCACCAGTTAAGCCTCGCACCACGGAGACTACTTCTGTCCCATCTGCTCCTGTTCCCAAGGCTAAACCTGAGGCATTGAAGCCTAAGCTTGAACCCTCCAAAGCACTCGCGAAGGTGACAGCTTCGAAGCGTCCTCCCTCACGACCCTCTACTTCGCCACAGAAGCCGTCACCACTCGGTTCCTCTCCCCCTGCCAATGTTCTCGATGCCACCAGCAGCAACCGTAGCCGAGCTGACATTCAGAGCCAATCATCCggctcatcctcgtcttcgccTCTCATCTCCCAGCTGGCTAAACCCAGCAAGGTGGGGCGTGCGGCCCCAGCGGCTGCCCGAGCTACCAAAACTACTTCCCAGACCAACGGTATCACGAAGAATGTCTCCACTACCGCCAACCCACTGAAGCGCAAAGCCGAATCCGAGCAATCGTCCATGCCCCAGGCAGGACGTCCGACTGGAAACTTGGAAGCCAAGCGGCGCCGAGCGGTCAGCTCCTCTAGCGGCGGCAGCACCGGCAGTGCATCTCCATCGATGAGCTACGAGATTCTGAGACAGCAGCTGCGGGAGAAGTCTCAGAAATTCAAGAACTTTTACGCCAAGTACCGCAACTTGTATGACTCCCTTGCAGCACTCTCCAACCCGCCCCAAGTGGACCTTGAAAAGCTGCAAAAGCAGCACTTTCATCTGCAGCGCATGAAGAAAGAAATCTGGGAGGAAGACCGGCAGCTTCGTGATGGCCTTCATTCGTAATTTAATTTCGTTAATTCTCTTTAATCCCATCTGCAAGGTGACCATGTCTCACTCGAAAGAGTGCTAACCGAATCGACAGCCCCGGAGTttatgtttttcttttttttggtcataTTG
Above is a window of Penicillium digitatum chromosome 2, complete sequence DNA encoding:
- a CDS encoding reverse transcriptase, with the protein product MQGTQQDVPQGPSSNITLSRAELHEILDDALTRARTREVDNVRAIVDEVIRARRDDIRGPPGRDGQDAPHSTAHWKTDEGYFTPDPTSDVHVRTLRGTTYYTNVYAFINQLKALIPLKSEEVVRANLPSCLREAAARWYSAELSDEERQDLSVRSLQLGWFATLERRFKPRATEAIVKVMAPSSVYSWRDVRAGRSVTEWAQNMLRDTQAAEITGTTTVLRLVWTRLEPALQRDIREPSPATTISQFMADLDLRYGQWYEMSQRARPMQRQTQPQSVRYQGQQRQPQYNPRNAGYAYGRGEQAYQLPFRPRDTQTDNRQLMWNSIPNVQRQSQQRFPRNAYQPPSNVPQTQAQRTSYVPPQRQQPQGAYQPRQQQPQGQTNQAGQLLLSDKPWNQAGYSNTGYVARQPRARPAAAYQAEPQEVAPPDESLPAFYDGQHFYDPHTDAYYVDEEHNSYAEYPEEDPQAYWQAPPFQDNEDNEDDHDQPCYSVTEDLTPTTTYPKPDCTNGPVNLVHVATISRGQNKVACRFIMNNNPTAYALIYQTKAKKDLAYARLQDLDGFRERICDTANDFPSTAFPDNRPYDQTWQTVPEPSFDGQAFTYGRPFPNQDPPAQHAAKLKLIPWEDMYEILDSFGNPTARQRRRARREKEREENITSDAHIPSWGRVAIAKPRSGPLQNTDLRFRISQIDGAPDLVGPVISLLLAVEALWQYVGTSTNLTRITSLDHAGLIDFRARFVEGDPRVVRAMREGLGTSLNAVRDAIAFAEGLMLVDRCFETMKDETIKAEVGAIATLVRPPPQTPLSPHDQLAMDF
- a CDS encoding RNA polymerase II elongation factor ell1, whose product is MSTDLNIPPTGLSLHLGDQSGDLSFKPNQIMRLNLVQSTLDDLIQSLRKDQPARVRLGKHPSLHYGGKSQTFHAYPETHRSEIYHSSSDKETLYFTGVLSHSLEVEKAQNATAATDQALADLEEKLNAHERGKESKKTHIISHPDELKALRGSKSGYKRPTTKVELEKDRFLKTAANRSLTASPVLGAPKSPSFAMTPTSAPTMENKDRVRLEALKVPFIHLLAVRAVSAKFLARQTRTTVEDCTALGEKFGVVNRINPEKYNLKDKVYKDLDVFGFNYTEEDRKEAIENSISAFDRMRISRSDKLWQTLLPKAERGKGKCLSRLNLRTGPPQKSAAPLAKANGEDSGKDIETDRAKGPASATKTISTAQKARDKDPIKRPAKPKNTNSTLTGRVTKKTGGKAPVKVDGKIKSAEFVHSSDEDDDTNLLETGPAAPAPKQQPKDHKRTPSNSKPPAPKIKAPVKPRTTETTSVPSAPVPKAKPEALKPKLEPSKALAKVTASKRPPSRPSTSPQKPSPLGSSPPANVLDATSSNRSRADIQSQSSGSSSSSPLISQLAKPSKVGRAAPAAARATKTTSQTNGITKNVSTTANPLKRKAESEQSSMPQAGRPTGNLEAKRRRAVSSSSGGSTGSASPSMSYEILRQQLREKSQKFKNFYAKYRNLYDSLAALSNPPQVDLEKLQKQHFHLQRMKKEIWEEDRQLRDGLHS